The Amycolatopsis sp. 195334CR genome window below encodes:
- a CDS encoding propionyl-CoA synthetase: MALYAETYQRSMSDPEGFWLAAAEGIDWTRKPSRALDDSAAPLYRWFPDGELNTSYNALDRHLAERGEQTALIHDSAVTGTISRYTYRELHAAVARFAGALRSLGVAQGDRVIIYMPMVPEAVIAMLACARLGAVHSVVFGGFAPKELAARVEDAKPKVIVAASCGIEPTRVVEYKPIIEDALRGTEHQPDSVVVLQRDAAPAELGERDVDWHELVEGAEPVDAVPVAATDPLYVLYTSGTTGKPKGVVRDTGGHAVALAWSMSAIYDIHPGDVWWTASDVGWVVGHSYIVYAPLLIGATTVLYEGKPVGTPDAGAFWRVLAQHGVKALFTAPTALRAIKKVDPDAKELAEYDLSKFDTLFLAGERLDPETYHWAKEKLGTPVIDHWWQTETGWPISANPRGIEPMPVKPGSSTVPVPGYDVRVLDQEGNDLPAGQEGAIAIKLPLPPGTLPTLWGDDDRYVEAYLSRYEGHYLTGDSGFLDEDGYLFVMGRTDDVINVAGHRLSTGSMEAVLAAHPAVAECAVIGVRDALKGQLPRGFVVLKSGVDIEPEQLREELVAAVRRDIGPVAAFRDVSVVDALPKTRSGKILRKTMRGIADGRDEPVPSTIEDPAVLDALRSVLRSE; encoded by the coding sequence ATGGCCCTGTACGCCGAAACCTATCAGCGGAGCATGAGCGACCCCGAGGGTTTCTGGCTGGCCGCCGCCGAGGGGATCGACTGGACCCGGAAGCCCTCGCGGGCGCTGGACGACTCGGCCGCACCGCTCTACCGCTGGTTCCCGGACGGTGAGCTGAACACCTCCTACAACGCGCTCGACCGGCACCTGGCCGAGCGCGGTGAGCAGACCGCGCTCATCCACGACTCCGCCGTCACCGGCACGATCAGCCGCTACACCTACCGCGAACTGCACGCGGCCGTCGCCCGGTTCGCCGGCGCGCTGCGTTCACTCGGCGTCGCCCAGGGTGATCGCGTGATCATCTACATGCCGATGGTGCCCGAGGCGGTGATCGCCATGCTGGCGTGCGCGCGGCTCGGCGCGGTGCACTCGGTGGTCTTCGGCGGCTTCGCCCCGAAGGAGCTGGCGGCCCGTGTCGAGGACGCCAAGCCCAAGGTCATCGTGGCCGCCTCCTGCGGCATCGAGCCGACGCGGGTGGTCGAGTACAAGCCGATCATCGAGGACGCGCTGCGCGGGACCGAGCACCAGCCGGACAGCGTCGTGGTGCTCCAGCGCGACGCCGCCCCCGCCGAACTCGGTGAGCGCGACGTCGACTGGCACGAGCTGGTGGAGGGCGCGGAACCGGTGGACGCGGTGCCGGTCGCCGCGACCGATCCGCTGTACGTCCTCTACACCTCGGGCACCACCGGCAAGCCGAAGGGCGTGGTGCGCGACACCGGCGGGCACGCGGTCGCGCTGGCCTGGTCGATGAGCGCGATCTACGACATCCACCCCGGCGACGTCTGGTGGACCGCCTCCGACGTCGGCTGGGTGGTCGGGCACTCCTACATCGTCTACGCGCCGCTGCTGATCGGCGCCACGACCGTGCTCTACGAAGGGAAACCGGTGGGCACGCCGGACGCGGGCGCGTTCTGGCGGGTGCTCGCCCAGCACGGGGTCAAGGCGTTGTTCACCGCACCGACCGCGTTGCGCGCGATCAAGAAGGTCGACCCGGACGCGAAGGAACTGGCCGAGTACGACCTCTCGAAGTTCGACACGCTGTTCCTGGCGGGCGAACGCCTCGATCCCGAGACCTACCACTGGGCGAAAGAAAAGCTCGGCACCCCGGTGATCGACCACTGGTGGCAGACCGAGACCGGCTGGCCGATTTCGGCAAACCCGCGCGGCATCGAGCCGATGCCGGTGAAACCGGGTTCGTCGACCGTGCCGGTGCCCGGGTACGACGTGCGCGTCCTGGACCAGGAGGGCAACGACCTGCCGGCCGGGCAAGAAGGCGCCATCGCCATCAAACTCCCGTTGCCGCCGGGCACTTTGCCGACGCTCTGGGGTGACGACGACCGGTACGTCGAGGCCTACCTCTCGCGGTACGAAGGCCATTACCTCACCGGCGATTCCGGTTTCCTCGACGAGGACGGCTACCTCTTCGTCATGGGCCGCACCGACGACGTGATCAACGTGGCCGGGCACCGGTTGTCCACCGGCTCGATGGAGGCCGTGCTGGCCGCGCACCCGGCGGTCGCCGAATGCGCGGTGATCGGCGTGCGCGACGCGCTGAAAGGCCAGCTGCCCAGGGGTTTTGTCGTGCTCAAGTCCGGTGTGGACATCGAACCCGAGCAACTGCGCGAGGAACTGGTCGCCGCGGTGCGCCGCGATATCGGCCCGGTGGCGGCATTCCGCGACGTGTCCGTGGTGGACGCGCTGCCGAAAACCCGGTCCGGCAAGATTCTCCGCAAGACCATGCGGGGGATCGCGGACGGCCGCGACGAGCCGGTCCCCTCGACCATCGAGGACCCGGCGGTCCTTGACGCGCTGCGGTCCGTCCTGCGCAGCGAGTGA
- a CDS encoding beta-N-acetylhexosaminidase, whose product MRKRLSLSALLGAAVLAVSTVATTGAATAAPETAAAQSNSGGTQLADVLPAPVEITPNGQSKFWLTPLSRIRTQPGSKEAKQVGDYLAGLLRPATGYPLKVSSAPSWVPGISLLLGGADQRIGDQGYQLDSNITGVTIRANSAAGLFNGVQSLRQLFGTKIEAKTPQRTAWSVAGGRIVDYPRFGYRGAFLDLARHFHTPDEIRTYIDHVAQYKINYLHLHLTDDQGWRIQIDSWPKLTTVGGGPGTGVDGVGEGYLTKADYAALNKYAAERQITIVPEIDMPGHTNAAQSTYAELNCDGVAPPPRTDIEVGYSSLCIDDELTYKFVEDVIRELSAMTPGPYIHIGGDEAHATTDEDFKKFMERVIPMAAKYGKKPFGWHEIAKANSPATTTPQYWWSTPDGDAAVAEAVKRGSKVLVSPANKAYLDMKYDENTKLGLKWAGYIEAKTAYDWNPGTFVPGVPESSVLGVEAPLWSETLRNINDIEFMAFPRLTAIAELGWSPQAKHNWENYRDRVAKQGPRWTAQGIDFYRSPQIDWK is encoded by the coding sequence GTGAGGAAGCGTTTGTCCTTGTCCGCCTTACTCGGGGCGGCCGTGCTGGCCGTGTCGACGGTGGCCACGACCGGGGCCGCCACCGCGGCCCCCGAAACCGCGGCGGCCCAGTCGAACTCGGGCGGAACCCAGCTGGCCGACGTGCTGCCCGCGCCGGTCGAAATCACGCCCAACGGGCAGTCCAAGTTCTGGCTGACCCCGCTCAGCCGCATCCGCACCCAGCCGGGCTCGAAGGAGGCCAAGCAGGTCGGCGACTACCTGGCCGGCCTGCTGCGCCCGGCCACCGGGTACCCGCTCAAGGTCAGCTCGGCGCCGTCCTGGGTGCCCGGCATCTCGCTGCTGCTCGGCGGGGCCGACCAGCGCATCGGTGACCAGGGCTACCAGCTCGACTCGAACATCACCGGGGTGACCATCCGGGCCAACTCGGCCGCCGGGCTGTTCAACGGCGTGCAGTCGCTGCGCCAGCTGTTCGGCACCAAGATCGAGGCCAAGACCCCGCAGCGCACCGCCTGGTCGGTGGCCGGCGGGCGGATCGTGGACTACCCGCGCTTCGGCTACCGCGGCGCGTTCCTGGACCTGGCCCGGCACTTCCACACGCCGGACGAGATCCGCACCTACATCGACCACGTGGCCCAGTACAAGATCAACTACCTGCACCTGCACCTGACCGACGACCAGGGCTGGCGCATCCAGATCGACAGCTGGCCGAAGCTGACCACGGTCGGCGGCGGACCGGGCACCGGCGTGGACGGCGTCGGCGAGGGCTACCTGACCAAGGCCGACTACGCGGCGCTGAACAAGTACGCGGCCGAGCGGCAGATCACCATCGTGCCCGAGATCGACATGCCGGGGCACACCAACGCCGCCCAGTCCACCTACGCCGAGCTGAACTGCGACGGGGTCGCCCCGCCGCCGCGCACGGACATCGAGGTCGGCTACTCCTCGCTGTGCATCGACGACGAGCTGACCTACAAGTTCGTCGAGGACGTCATCCGCGAGCTGTCGGCGATGACCCCCGGCCCGTACATCCACATCGGCGGCGACGAGGCCCACGCGACCACGGACGAGGACTTCAAGAAGTTCATGGAGCGCGTGATCCCGATGGCGGCCAAGTACGGCAAGAAGCCGTTCGGCTGGCACGAGATCGCCAAGGCCAACTCCCCGGCCACCACCACCCCGCAGTACTGGTGGAGCACGCCGGACGGCGACGCCGCGGTGGCCGAAGCGGTCAAGCGGGGCAGCAAGGTCCTGGTCTCGCCTGCCAACAAGGCGTACCTGGACATGAAGTACGACGAGAACACCAAGCTGGGCCTGAAGTGGGCCGGCTACATCGAGGCGAAGACCGCCTACGACTGGAACCCGGGCACCTTCGTCCCCGGTGTGCCCGAGTCGTCGGTGCTCGGCGTGGAAGCCCCGCTGTGGTCGGAAACCCTGCGCAACATCAACGACATCGAGTTCATGGCGTTCCCGCGGCTGACCGCGATCGCCGAGCTCGGCTGGTCGCCGCAGGCCAAGCACAACTGGGAGAACTACCGCGACCGGGTGGCCAAGCAGGGCCCGCGGTGGACCGCCCAGGGCATCGACTTCTACCGATCGCCGCAGATCGACTGGAAGTGA
- a CDS encoding serine/threonine-protein kinase, producing the protein MDSFASSLLSFAYEVFGPGFCPGGAVWATSMAGALIALFPVAGAVIVALIRKFTGNRYDPTMMAVIGLVAGFFTLIMPWLLFIGVSSNYSAFRGGENVGLSASLATELDISRCDFIGKQADYLGGGQNVYEALFYPAGGLAYGYYLGALIGLPALTLLFTMLLARTALRRGPKWPARFFWIPFVLMFFFSIGVSANTAVHLWLGFLPVIVLGIIPVALVGPPAWSTLQRSERPPERRPVEPPRQQPPPYVPPGASQQRQLPPPQPPKEYPKTALAQAPEPVSAESPSPGLANTPGPMPVPPGSSSSASSGRYRRVRRLGHGGFGTVWEAVDNQLGRTIALKIAHAPDRDTVERMQREARALAVVNHPNCVKVYDLVEEPDGLALVMEYLEGQPLGAAVDTGGPLDDVAAGRLWATMAGALSAAHEKGVLHRDVKPSNVILDPGGIAHLIDFGIARSKGDSQLTATGMMIGTPDFTAPETAAGQPASPASDAWQLAATVSYALSGQPPRGTRETPMAALMAAARAEPANKLPQRSVHSRLLIASLDPEPRRRPTLASVRKEVEGWLSRAGKSPDGPVTRVVPRAR; encoded by the coding sequence GTGGATTCATTCGCGAGCTCGTTGCTGTCGTTCGCATACGAGGTGTTCGGGCCTGGTTTCTGCCCGGGTGGCGCGGTGTGGGCGACCAGCATGGCGGGCGCGCTGATCGCGTTGTTCCCGGTGGCGGGCGCGGTGATCGTGGCGCTGATCCGGAAGTTCACCGGGAACCGGTACGACCCGACGATGATGGCCGTGATCGGCCTGGTCGCGGGCTTCTTCACGCTGATCATGCCGTGGCTGTTGTTCATCGGGGTGTCGAGCAACTACAGCGCCTTTCGCGGTGGCGAGAACGTCGGCCTGTCCGCGAGCCTGGCCACGGAGCTGGACATCTCGCGGTGCGACTTCATCGGCAAGCAGGCCGACTACCTCGGCGGTGGGCAGAACGTCTACGAGGCGCTGTTCTACCCGGCGGGCGGGCTCGCCTACGGCTACTACCTCGGCGCGCTGATCGGCCTTCCCGCGCTCACCCTGCTCTTCACCATGCTGCTGGCCCGCACCGCGCTGCGCCGCGGTCCGAAGTGGCCTGCCCGGTTCTTCTGGATCCCGTTCGTGCTGATGTTCTTCTTCAGCATCGGGGTCTCCGCGAACACCGCGGTGCACCTGTGGCTGGGCTTCCTGCCGGTGATCGTGCTGGGCATCATCCCGGTGGCGCTGGTCGGGCCGCCTGCCTGGTCGACGCTGCAGCGCTCGGAACGGCCCCCGGAGCGGCGGCCGGTGGAGCCGCCGCGGCAGCAGCCGCCGCCGTACGTGCCGCCGGGCGCTTCGCAGCAGCGGCAGCTGCCCCCGCCGCAACCGCCGAAGGAGTACCCGAAGACCGCGCTCGCGCAGGCGCCCGAGCCGGTCTCCGCGGAGAGTCCGAGCCCCGGCCTGGCCAACACGCCGGGCCCGATGCCGGTCCCGCCCGGGTCGAGCAGTTCCGCGAGCAGCGGCCGGTACCGCCGGGTCCGGCGGCTGGGGCACGGTGGCTTCGGCACCGTGTGGGAGGCCGTCGACAACCAGCTCGGCCGCACGATCGCGCTGAAGATCGCGCACGCGCCGGACCGCGACACGGTGGAGCGCATGCAGCGCGAGGCGCGGGCGCTGGCCGTGGTGAACCACCCGAACTGCGTGAAGGTCTACGACCTGGTCGAGGAGCCGGACGGGCTCGCACTGGTGATGGAGTACCTGGAGGGGCAGCCGCTGGGTGCCGCCGTGGACACCGGCGGCCCGCTGGACGACGTGGCCGCGGGACGGCTGTGGGCGACCATGGCCGGTGCGCTGTCGGCGGCGCACGAGAAGGGTGTGCTGCACCGGGACGTGAAGCCGTCGAACGTGATCCTCGACCCGGGCGGCATCGCGCACCTGATCGACTTCGGCATCGCGCGGAGCAAGGGTGACTCGCAGCTCACGGCCACCGGCATGATGATCGGGACGCCGGACTTCACCGCGCCGGAGACGGCCGCCGGGCAGCCCGCCTCCCCGGCGTCGGACGCCTGGCAGCTGGCCGCGACGGTCAGCTACGCGTTGTCGGGCCAGCCGCCGCGCGGCACCCGGGAGACGCCGATGGCGGCGCTGATGGCCGCGGCCCGCGCGGAACCGGCGAACAAGCTGCCGCAGCGGAGCGTGCACTCGCGGTTGCTGATCGCTTCGCTGGACCCGGAACCGCGTCGCCGGCCGACGCTGGCCTCGGTCCGGAAGGAAGTCGAAGGCTGGCTTTCGCGGGCGGGCAAGTCGCCGGACGGCCCGGTCACCCGAGTGGTCCCGCGAGCCCGCTGA